In the Helicobacter typhlonius genome, one interval contains:
- a CDS encoding DUF6394 family protein — MDWGRVLFVFFSLMSLTFTLGFLFESNIIILFIATAINFIATTLRIGVKSSLAPELLASSLVADFHLIPAFIFLQIFGEIEIATSLVIGAVVANLFSVILLCIGGAKSKEND; from the coding sequence ATGGATTGGGGTAGAGTATTATTTGTATTTTTTAGTTTGATGAGTTTGACTTTCACATTGGGGTTTTTGTTTGAAAGCAATATTATTATACTTTTTATTGCTACTGCGATTAATTTTATCGCCACGACTTTGCGCATAGGCGTGAAAAGCTCCCTTGCACCTGAACTTCTCGCAAGTTCCCTCGTAGCTGATTTTCATTTGATACCGGCTTTTATATTTTTGCAAATTTTTGGCGAGATTGAGATTGCCACTTCACTTGTGATAGGTGCTGTGGTTGCGAATTTATTTTCTGTGATTTTGCTTTGTATCGGTGGGGCAAAAAGCAAGGAGAATGATTAG
- the secF gene encoding protein translocase subunit SecF, translating into MEILKKVRVYDFVKYSSYGLAISIVLIIASFALLAVKGFNLGIDFAGGSVVQLQYKEAAPLAQIRALLAQDERFKNTQVSEFGSKEEVLLKIPYIPTNVDEDIAQDILKLLESSGSFELRRMDSVGPKVGDELKQNGIIALIFALSAMMIYISFRYEWRFSLAGVLALMHDVIIVSGAVILAGIDFNLDVLAALLTIIGYSINDTIIIFDRIREQMMSRRQKDMRYVINEAVSCTLSRTILTSLTVFFVVLTLYLFGGEIIIGFSFPMLVGVIAATCSSMFVAPRLALLFGFSLDEYYKKESKKLKRQEEKKRLRAMYEQGTL; encoded by the coding sequence ATGGAGATTCTAAAAAAAGTTAGAGTGTATGACTTTGTGAAGTATAGCTCCTATGGATTAGCAATATCTATAGTGCTTATCATCGCTTCATTCGCACTTTTAGCAGTGAAAGGATTTAATCTAGGGATTGACTTTGCTGGGGGGTCTGTGGTGCAGCTACAATACAAGGAAGCCGCACCATTAGCGCAGATTCGCGCACTTTTAGCACAAGATGAGAGATTTAAAAACACACAGGTAAGCGAGTTTGGCTCAAAAGAAGAAGTGCTTTTGAAGATTCCATATATTCCCACAAATGTTGATGAGGATATAGCGCAAGATATTCTTAAACTTTTAGAATCTAGTGGCAGCTTTGAGCTGCGTAGAATGGATTCGGTAGGTCCAAAAGTGGGTGATGAGTTGAAGCAAAATGGTATTATTGCGCTTATATTTGCCCTTAGCGCGATGATGATTTATATTTCGTTTCGCTATGAATGGCGCTTTTCTCTCGCTGGAGTTTTAGCACTTATGCACGATGTGATTATCGTTTCTGGTGCAGTAATACTTGCCGGAATAGATTTTAATCTTGATGTTTTAGCCGCGCTCCTTACGATTATTGGCTATTCTATCAATGATACGATTATTATTTTTGATAGAATTAGAGAACAGATGATGAGTAGGCGACAAAAAGATATGCGATATGTGATAAATGAAGCGGTTTCTTGCACGCTTTCACGCACAATTCTCACTTCGCTCACGGTGTTTTTTGTGGTGCTTACACTTTATCTTTTTGGTGGGGAGATTATTATAGGATTCTCGTTTCCTATGCTTGTTGGCGTGATTGCTGCGACTTGTAGTTCAATGTTTGTAGCACCTCGTCTCGCCTTGCTCTTTGGCTTTAGCCTTGATGAATATTACAAAAAAGAGAGCAAGAAACTCAAAAGGCAAGAGGAAAAGAAACGTTTGCGTGCAATGTATGAGCAAGGAACATTATAA
- the secD gene encoding protein translocase subunit SecD has translation MGGRKISLGLDLQGGLNLLLGVKTEEAIRARLSSLASQISFDTKREKILIDNLKATEHDVSFELFDSDEKNKLNKILSGINGLRISESNGTYTLSFTQEYEEEVKENALKQAIDTIRNRLDEFGLSEPSVTQQGVDNILVQLPGIKTLQEEQRARDLIAKPAHLQMMAVDEERNARVSTMSELEAQKYNDIILPFVSSRELQSLEKNLSTLKEDVKNLKPESTQYQQLEDKITSLEQEIRAKKMQSQQVILLKAVPILDGEMLTDARAAFDQNNQPIVSFSLDAKGAKIFGDFSSTNVGKRMAIVLDGKVYSAPVIRERIGGGSGQISGGFSVEEASDLAIALKSGALPAPMEVLEKRSVGPSLGEDSIKASLIALVSGFLLVIIFMIMYYSLAGVIAIIALFVNIVLIVAVMAFFGATLTLPGMAGIVLTVGMAVDANIIINERIREALREGLSIAKSIEVGYANASRAIFDSNLTTLIAAVLLYAFGSGAIRGFAITMGIGISASILTAIIGTHGIYQVIVSRISKSGNISLWFGIKLESPQNTALQDSQPKQAKALKGAR, from the coding sequence ATGGGTGGGCGTAAAATCTCACTCGGGCTTGATTTGCAAGGTGGTTTGAATTTACTTTTGGGTGTAAAGACAGAGGAAGCGATAAGGGCGCGGCTTTCATCTCTTGCCTCACAAATTAGTTTTGATACTAAACGTGAGAAGATTCTTATCGATAATCTTAAAGCGACCGAGCACGACGTGAGTTTTGAGCTTTTCGATAGTGATGAAAAAAATAAACTCAATAAGATTCTATCAGGTATCAACGGACTACGCATAAGTGAGAGTAATGGCACATATACCCTTAGTTTCACACAAGAATATGAAGAGGAAGTTAAGGAAAATGCGCTAAAACAAGCCATTGACACAATACGAAATAGACTTGATGAATTTGGCTTAAGTGAACCGAGCGTTACGCAGCAAGGAGTAGATAATATCCTCGTGCAGTTGCCGGGCATTAAGACATTGCAAGAGGAGCAAAGAGCGCGAGACCTCATCGCAAAGCCTGCGCATTTGCAGATGATGGCAGTTGATGAGGAGCGTAATGCGCGCGTTAGCACAATGAGTGAGCTTGAGGCGCAAAAATATAATGATATTATTTTGCCTTTTGTGAGCTCAAGAGAATTACAAAGTCTTGAAAAAAACCTCTCTACATTGAAAGAAGATGTAAAAAATCTAAAGCCTGAATCTACGCAATATCAGCAGTTAGAGGATAAAATCACTTCACTTGAACAGGAAATCCGTGCGAAAAAGATGCAATCACAGCAGGTCATTTTACTTAAAGCCGTGCCTATTCTTGATGGCGAAATGCTTACAGATGCACGAGCCGCTTTTGACCAAAACAATCAGCCAATCGTGAGTTTTAGTCTTGACGCGAAAGGGGCAAAAATCTTTGGCGATTTTTCTAGCACAAATGTTGGTAAGCGTATGGCGATCGTGCTTGATGGCAAAGTGTATTCCGCGCCTGTGATAAGAGAAAGAATCGGCGGTGGGAGTGGGCAAATCAGTGGTGGATTTAGTGTAGAAGAGGCAAGCGATTTAGCCATCGCCCTAAAAAGCGGGGCATTACCCGCGCCTATGGAGGTGCTAGAAAAGCGCAGCGTGGGACCAAGTCTTGGAGAAGATTCCATAAAAGCCTCGCTTATCGCGCTAGTGAGCGGCTTTTTGCTTGTGATTATTTTTATGATAATGTATTATTCACTTGCTGGTGTGATTGCCATCATTGCACTTTTTGTCAATATTGTGCTTATCGTGGCGGTTATGGCATTTTTTGGCGCGACTTTGACTTTACCGGGTATGGCTGGAATTGTGCTCACCGTTGGTATGGCAGTTGATGCGAATATTATCATTAATGAGAGAATCCGTGAGGCTCTGCGAGAGGGATTAAGTATAGCAAAATCCATAGAGGTGGGCTATGCAAATGCTTCAAGGGCAATTTTTGATTCTAATCTTACCACACTCATTGCTGCAGTTTTGCTTTATGCTTTTGGTTCTGGTGCAATTAGGGGCTTTGCCATTACTATGGGAATTGGTATTAGTGCCTCAATATTAACGGCGATTATTGGTACACACGGCATTTATCAGGTGATTGTTTCGCGTATAAGTAAGAGTGGAAATATTTCTTTGTGGTTTGGTATAAAATTAGAATCTCCCCAAAATACAGCATTGCAAGATTCACAGCCAAAACAAGCGAAAGCGCTAAAGGGGGCAAGGTAA